The genomic window GAGACAACAGCCGTGGGGGACTCCTCCGTCCGTGCCGCGCGAACCGCGTATTGGTTACGGACGCGGTCCGCGCGCTCCCCACGCCCTTTCCGCGCAAATCGCAAATCGTAAGTTTGTCGCCCATGCTGCGCCGCACGCTTACCACGCTGCCGCTCGTCTTCGTCATCTACTTCAACGTCTCGGGCGGCGCGTTCACGCTCGAGGGGTTGGTGGCCGGGGCGGGGCCGGGACTGGCGCTCCTCATCCTGCTGCTCATCCCGATCTTCTGGTCGCTGCCGGAAATCCTGATCATCGGCGAGCTGGCGAGCATGCATCCCGACGAGGGCGGCTACTACCGGTGGGTGCGCCGCGCCTTCGGCGATTTCTGGGCCTTCCAGAATGGCTGGTACACCTGGCTCTACTCGCTGGTGGACATGGCCATCTACCCGGCGATGCTGAACCTGTACCTCGCCTGGTTCGTGCCGGACCTCGCGGCGGGCACGCGGTGGGCCGTATCGCTGGTGATGATCTGGACGGCGGCCGGCATCAACCTGCGTGGCGCGCGGCCCGTCGGGCGCGTCTCGGTGATGGTGGGGATGCTGATTCTCGGCGCGTTCCTGCTCGTGGCGCTCTGCTCGATTCCGCACATCACGCACGCCCCGTGGCAGCCCTTCATGAAGTCGGGGCAGGGGCTCGGCACCGGACTCGCCGTGGGTCTCTCGACGGCGCTCTGGAACTACATCGGCTGGGACAACGCCTCCACGGTTGGCGGTGAGGTGGTGGACGCGGGACGCACCTACCCGCGCGCGCTCGCGCT from Gemmatimonadaceae bacterium includes these protein-coding regions:
- a CDS encoding APC family permease, whose protein sequence is MLRRTLTTLPLVFVIYFNVSGGAFTLEGLVAGAGPGLALLILLLIPIFWSLPEILIIGELASMHPDEGGYYRWVRRAFGDFWAFQNGWYTWLYSLVDMAIYPAMLNLYLAWFVPDLAAGTRWAVSLVMIWTAAGINLRGARPVGRVSVMVGMLILGAFLLVALCSIPHITHAPWQPFMKSGQGLGTGLAVGLSTALWNYIGWDNASTVGGEVVDAGRTYPRALALALPLVTLGYFVPLLPTLGATDWTTWREGGWPAIAASATGAAGVYLAPLLAIAGICSAIALFNALLLSYTRIPMAMSADGLLPEIFSRTDARGTPRVAIIVSAAIYSVVSLLPFGNLVVADVIFYAAAVLLEFASLIWFRIHEPHLRGPFRVPLGTAGMVALTIVPSAVFLSVLVISFYDGEYGFASAGIAMLMMAGGMPWYLVMRRLSRR